GGGATCAACGCTTGGGCGATGCACTGCTGGGGAGCTTAAGGCTCGGCTGGTAGATCACTTTTCTATTCTTTCGTATCGTAAGTGAACGGCTCGCCCTCCTCGTTCTGGAGCTGATAATCGTAGGCCGCCTGAAGGCCAGTGTCCTCCCCGGCCTCTTCATCGGACCCTTGCTCAATATTGCGTGGATACAGTGGCGACAGCAGTGCCACCAAAATGCCGATCACGGAGAAAATGGCAAAGGCGTCGCTATAGCCAAGGTTGTTCACCAACATGCCGACAATGGGCGAGCCAGCCGCCTGGCCGAGCGAGATCGCCATGAACGGCAGTACCGGACCCATCGACAGACGGCCCGGCAACAGCCGGACGCCAGTCATCAGATACAGCCCCGTCAGACTCATATAGGCCAGACCAAAGACCAGCCCGGAAAACGCCGCAAGCACCACCTGATCGGGGCTGGCAGCCAACAATGCCAGGCTCGCAGCCAGCATCATCAGCATCAGGGCCTGAGTGATAGGCGGGTTGTTTCGATCAGCCAGATCAGCCACCACAGCGCCGCCAAGCCCGGCGAGACCAACCGCCAGCCAAAGCCACCCGGTTGCTGCGGACGGCAGCTCGCCAAGGGTAACCACGAGATCGGGCGCAAAGATCCAGTAAGCAGCGGAGACAAACCCCATCACGAAGGCAAACAGCGAGAGCCTGAACAGACGCCACCACTGCAGGGCGCTGATGGGAGGCGGCGGCGCAGCATTCGATGGAGCAACCCGAGACACCGAGGGAATATAAAACCAGGTGGCAAGCACGCCGATAACCGCCAGCAAGGCAAAGAACAAGTAGGCGTAGCGCCAGAGGCCGGCCATAAACAGAACGGCAGGAACGGCAACCATTATACCGACACTCGTACCCGCGTTCATCACAGAGCTGACGCGCCCGTGCACGGAACGATCCACCAGCACCTGCATGGCAGCCGTAAGTGCGGGCATCATCAGGCCCGTGCAAATGCCGCACGCAAACACTCCAACGCCGAGCGACAGGGCGCCAGAGGACTGGCTGATCAGCGCCAGGCCGACAGCGCCGAACCCACCAGACAGAATCGCCGTATTGCGGGCACCGAGACGATCCGCTGCAAACGGTGCAACCAACATGGCCAGCAGGAAACTGATCAGCGGCACCGCACCGATGATACCGATCACCTCGGGCGTGAGGTCCAGCTCGGCGCGGATGGGCGGCACGAACAGGCCGAAGGCAAAACGCGCGAGACCGTAACTGATCGCAATCAGCGATGCGCCGAAAAGAGCAAATCCTGTACTCGATACGGTCTTCACGATACCTTCTCCCTCAGTAGCGCACCTGGAACCAGCCTTTACAGAGTAGAAGTTGTGCTTACTGGTATCAAACCATCTTGATTGCCTTTAGAAGTAAAGCCGGCTTCGCGGAAATCAGTATGTCTTTCGCCGAAACCTTCCATTGATTCCTTGTCGCTTTTCAAGGCGTCTGCTAGCTTCAAGATAGAGCTTTCAGAAGATCAGTAAGCTCCACGCCGAACAACAAGAATACTGCGAGGAGAGCGTCATGCAGGATCTAAAAGGTAAGGTCGCCATTGTCACCGGGGGCTCCCGCGGTATCGGCAGACACATCGCACTTCAGTTGGCCCAGCGCGGCGCAGATGTCGCTATCAACTACCGCTCACGTCAGTCCGACGCAGACGAGGTTGTCAAGGAAATTGAGGCGCTCGGCGTCCGGGCGCAGGCAATCCAGGCGGATTTGTCCAAGATGCCAGAAGCGCGGAGTCTGGTGCGTCAGGTTCATGAGCAATGGGGGCGCATCGATATCCTGGTGAACAACGCCGGTATCACCCGCGACAAGTCCATGAAAAAACTCACCGACGACGACTGGAACGACGTTCTCGATACCAACCTCGGGAGTGTCTACGCGACATGCTCCGAAGTGCTGAAGATAATGATGGACCAGCAGTTCGGTCGCATCATCAATATCACTTCATTCGTGGGCCAGGCCGGCAATTTCGGGCAGGCAAACTACGCGGCCAGCAAGGGCGGTATCATTGCATTTACCAAGACCCTGGCACTGGAGATGGCCAAGTACAACATTACGGTAAATGCCATTGCGCCGGGCTTCACCGAGACCGAAATGCTCGCCCAGGTGCCAGAGAATATCCGCGAGCAAATCATTGCACGGGTGCCGATGGGCCGCTTTGGTCAGCCCGCTGAAATCGCCCGAGCAGTGGTATTTCTCGCAGCGGAAGGAGACTACATCACCGGCCAGCAGATCAACGTTAACGGCGGCGTGTACATGTAATGCCACCCACCGGCTGCTATGGCTGAATCTAGCCAGCCAGCGCAGCCCGCACCTTTTTGCTCAGATGGCCCATATCGACTCGGCCAAGTACCTGGGGGCGCAGGTCGTTCATGACACGCCCCATGTCCTGCATTCCCTGGGCGTCAGTTGAGCTAATGGCCATACGGATCAGGCCATCAAGGTCATCCTCGGTAAGGGCGGCGGGCATGAACTCCTCAATGATCACCATTTCTGCCCTTTCCTTGTCGCCCAGTTCCTCTCGACCGGCATCATCGTATTGACTGGCGGCATCGCGGCGCTGCTTGAGCATTTTGTCCAGCACCTTCAGAACGTCATCGTCATCCAGATCGCGGCGCTCATCAATCTCGATCTGTTTGACCGCAGCCTGAGCCATCCGCAGGGTGACAAGCCGGGTTTTATCCTTGTTCCGCATCGCGTTTTTCACAGCGTTGTTCAGTTGTTCCTTGAGTGATAATTCTGCCATTGTCGACCTCTGTTAAAATCAATGTGAATTTTACCCTATATAACATCATCAGGCGCTCATGCATGAAACTCAATCCCTTTAATACCCGAATCGGTCTGGCCCTGGGAGGCGGTGCCGCAAAGGGCATTGCTCATATCGGCGTTTTGAAGGCCTTTGAGGAGGAGCAGATCCGGATTCATTGTATTTCGGGAACCAGTGTTGGGGCACTGGTCGCCAGTTACCACGCCTTCGGCCGCCCGGCCGAGTCCATACTTTCGATCTGTTCCGAGCTGAACCTGTCCAAGATTCTCGACTTTACCCTGAAGCGTGGCGGCCTGTTCAGCACGAATTCCATCCGGGAAATGATCCACAGGGATCTGGGGGATTGCCGCATTGAAGATGCCAACATTCCCCTGGCCATCTGTGCAACCGATATCGAAACCGGTGAGCAGCTGATTTTCAGAAATGGAAACCTGGCAGATGCGGTCTGTGCGTCCATGGCTGTGCCCGGCCTGTTTGTGCCGGTGGAAATAGATGGCAGGATTCTGGTGGATGGTGGGCTGGTGGAAAATGTTCCGATATCACCGCTGGCGGAAATGGGCGCGGGCATTATTGTGGCCGTTGACCTGAGCCATGTCGGCCGGTACCCGAAACCGGAAGATACGCTTGATGTGATCAGCAATGCCATCAACATTGGTATCGACTTTAATACCCGCAAGCAGCTGAAAAAGGCTGACATAGCAGTGCCACTGGACTTAAGCGGGTACAGCCTCACCAACAACGCTGACCGCGTGGAAGAGCTGTACCTCGAAGGCTACCGCCCCATGAAGAAAAAGATTCGCCAGGTACTCTGGTACAAGCGGTGGAATGTCGTTATCAGCCTTATAAAAGCGGCCGGGGCATTGTTGCCCTTCAAGGTACCCGAGATCCTCAAAGGCCTTAAACGCCTCACATGAAGTAGTGCCGAATCAGTTGCAGCACTATAGCCAGCGCCATCAGCGGTATAATCCATCGCGTGATATTGCTGTAGTCCCGGGTTTCATCTTTGGGCGCGTATTTTTCGACCAGTGGAACAATAATGATCAGGGCCAGAAAAAGGACAGCGAGAATCGTCAGCAGGGTACCCATGGCCAGTTTCTCCAAAAAGATTGATGACAGAACGAAGCGTTGGCACGCTAACTCGTCGCGGCGACTCCGCCCGACTTTCTGCGGGACAGCTTGTGCTGGTACATACGCCTGTCCGAGATCGTAAACAGATGGGAGGGCAAACTGCATTCACTGGCATAGGCTACCCCGTAACTCACACCAGCCTCTTTGAAACCCGCTGCGATCAGCATGCCCTCAATGTGCCTGATGGCCTCGTGGAGCACGGGTTCCTGTCGCCTGGTAGACAGTATCCCGAACTCATCCCCTCCCAGACGGTAGCTGTCGCTGTCTTCGCCACAGTGAGCCCTCAAGCCATCGGCAAACAGACGCAGAAGCTCATCACCAGCCGTATGTCCGTAGGTGTCGTTGATGGTTTTGAGGCCATCCAGGTCAATCAGGAAAATCATCTGCTGTGCTTCGTCATCGGCCTCGGCTGAGAACTGAAAAAAGTTGTCGAGATAGGTGTCAAAGGCGTAGCGATTGCCCAGCCCGGTCAGGCCGTCAGTATTGGCCAGCTTGAGGGCATCGTTGAGATTGTTCAAGTAGCGGTCTTTCTGCTCCGAGAGCAGCTTGATCTTGTCCGCCAGGGCAAATGCCAGCAGTAACGCATCCAGCGTGCCCCCCAGCAAGGTCAACAGCTCTGCGTTATCCACCAGTTCGGATGTCAGCCCGATGTTGGCGGGCAAAATCAGCAACCCCGGAATAATCAATGCCACAAAAGCAAACACGAAATAGCGGGCCGGCCGATAGCCCCTGCGCCAGGAAAGAATGCCGCTTACCAACGCCAGAGCCAGCCAGAAAGTAATGACCACCGTGGCCAGGCTATGGGCATAACTGACCGCAAAAAAACAGCTCGGTAGCAGGAGCAGCGCCAACACCTGGTTACACCGGCTCAGCTTCGCAAGCAGGGGGTTGTACTGGTCGAGCTTGAGGAACTCCAGGTAGAAAAGCGTGTTCAGCACCGGTAACAGAAAGAAGGGCACATAGTGCAGGGAAATGTTGCGGTAACCGAAAAACTCAACTGGCAGATGAAAAACAAACGCCCAGGCCACGAAGTACGCCAGCAGATAGAACGCGTAGTACAACTGGCTTCTATCCCGGGTCGAGAAGAAAACGAACAGATTGAAAATGGCCAGCGCGATCAGGCTTCCAAAGGCAAGCAGTACCAGTGCGTTCTCAATCGCCACCTTGTGGCGATAGTCCGTTTCCGGGATCACCTCGAATTCAGGGTGGGATGAGAAGTACGGGCTGGAAAAGCGCACCAGTAGCCGATAAGTCGTATCTGGCTGCAGTTGAATACGCTTCCCGTAGTGCAGCATATACTCGTGATCATGCTGATACCCCGTATGCAGCACCTGGACATCCCCATCCTCGCTGTATACACGGGCCTCTATCCGATCAATGAGGGAATTGTTAGGGTCCAGCACCCAGTCAGTCGTATTACCCTCATGGCGTAATTCCCTGAGTAGCCAGTAATCACCCCCGGTCAGGGCAACGGCTTCAGCGGGGTTCTGTTGCGCGCTCCACGCGGGTAGGCCCTGATAGGTTTCCGGGAAGGTCTGACTCCGGGCGATGTACAGGCGTCCGCCCTGCTGGAGATCCATCGCCTCTGCAGGCAGGGATGTAAAGGGTCGTAACTCTGCATAGAGGGGTGTATGCCACCAGCCCACCAAAAGAATCAACGCTGCGGCAAGAAGCCGGAACACAATGCGCTGCATAGGAATTTTCTTATTATGGATTTAGAGCCCGGCTGGGACGACTGGAAACGCTATCAGCCATCCCTTACCGCCGCAGAACTATTCTTACAACATATATTAGTAAGGGCATATTAAAGAATAGCTTAGTAACCTTTCTGGGGACAACAAAAAGCCATTTAGCGACTCGATTACGGTCCTTAGTTACGCAAATATATCGTTCAGAAACATAATATTACTGGAGCCTGCAATCCTGAGCCAAGTGCATAGGCAAATGCCGATATGGTTCCTTGTTATATGCTTTATTCGATTGCCAGCCCCCTCATCAGACCCTATGATTCCCGCCATCGGCAGCCTCTACCGAGTTTCGGTAAGGCTCAAGCGGCAATCCAGAAAACCTGAGGTCTTACCGAATGGAACACACAAGTAACATCAGTTCCGTTGAACCCGAGAACATTTCCTTTGATGCCGTTGAGGTCGCCGGACTCATCGCTCCTCTGCTTTTTGCGGTCATGACCATTGTTCTGGTGGCACTAAATCCAGACCCCTCCGGGACAGTTTCCAAAGATTCAAAAATCCCTCCCGACCGGATTGAGCAAATCCATCGACGGTAAGGTGATATCGCGTTACGGTTGAACAGCGTAGCCCTGCCCTCGACGACGGAGGGCAGCAGAGGGCTCATCACTTAACATCATCCTTGAGCTCCCCAGTACTAACCAAAGAGGTAAGGTAATTGCCGACAATAAAAAAGGTTCAATCATGAACGATTCAAAGTTGGACAGTGCGCGTCAAACTGACGACCCGAATGAAAAAACGCCTGAAGCTCGAGAGATCAGCAATTCGGAACAGCTTTTCGTTATTGGCGGCTTCAATCTGATCCAGAAGCTGTTGCTGATTGTGACGGGGCTGATGACGTTAGGTGCTGCCGGGTTAGAGATCCTGGGCATCTACGAAAATGGTGTCGTAGACCTCGCTGATATTCTGATGATGTTCCTCTACACCGAGGTGGTTGCAATGGTGGTGGTGTCTTACACCGGGCGAGGTTCACCGTTTATCTATCCGATTTTCATCGCTATTACTGCAATAGCTCGGCTGATAGTGCTACAGGGCAAGGACATGGCCCCGCAAAACATCCTGTTCGAAGCCGGCGCAATCGTGCTACTGGCTATTGCGGCTATCGCGATAATGCGTTTGCCGCGCCGTTGACTCCATTTCCTGCTCACAAGGAGCCAGAACACATGGCACAGCAACTCCCGGTCATACTCATAACCGGCGGCGCCCAGGGCATCGGCAAGGGCATAGCCGCCTATTTCCTGGACAAGGGCTGGCGCGTGGTGGTCCTCGACCAGGATGCAGAAGCCATCACCGCATGCAGACAGGATTTGAACAATCCGGACAACCTGCGCCTGATCACAACGGATGTCTCCCGCGAGTCCGAAGTGGTCGCCGCAGTAGACGAGGCAGTGCGATGGGGCGGGCGGCTGGACGCAACGGTCAGTAATGCAGGAATCGCAGATCCGGACACTGGCCCCATAGAGACCCTTGAGCTTGCCCAGTGGCAACGGCGAATCGACGTCAACCTGACCGGCGCCTTCCTGATGGCAAAGCATACAGTGCCGCACCTTCGCCAGACCCGGGGTAGCATCGTCAACATGGCCTCCACCCGCGCCCTGCAGTCCGAGCCCCATAGCGAGGCCTATGCCGCCAGCAAGGGCGGCCTGATCGCCCTGACCCATGCGCTGGCCATGAGTCTTGGCCCGGATGTGCGGGCCAACAGCATCAGCCCGGGCTGGATCGATGTCCGTGCCTGGCAGGCCGATGCGCCAGCCCGGCTGCAGCCCCTCTCCGCCTCCGATCATGAGCAACACCCCAGCGGCCGGGTCGGCACACCCGCCGATGTAGCAGCCATGGTGGCCTACCTGGTCTCGCCGGAAGCCCGTTTTGTAACCGGCCAGAACTTCGTGATCGACGGCGGGATGACCCGCAAGATGATTTACGAGGATTAGCGGACTGCCCGGCCGGCCGACCCTTCTGCGACAGGCTTACAGATACCGGCCACCGGCACCGATCGCCACTACAATCAGCCCAAGAATCAGGTTGGTGCCCACCAGCTTGCGGATCTGTCCCACCTGGCGCCCGCCTTCCTGGGGATCCTGATTGGCAACGGCCTGCTTCAGCCGCCGGAAGGGAGCAAAATAGACGTGGAAATACAGTAGGATCATCACAATCCCCAGCCCCTGCATGACGTGGATATGCCAGCCGGCACCAGCCATGCCACCAAATACGCTGAAAATCATCCAGTAACCGGTCACCAGCAACAGGATCACGGCCGCCCATACCCACCGAAAAAACCGGGACAGGGTGTGACACCAAAGTACGCCCCGCTTTGATGCATCAATCACCTCGACCACCGCCGGCCGCATGGCCATGTAGGCGAAAAACATGCCGCCGACCCAGATCACGGCAGAGAGAACATGTAGAGCGATAGCCAGACTCATAAAGCGACTCCCGAATGAGAAATGTGTGTGATGAGTATAAGCTTTACCCGGAGCCACCCGGCTCGGGCTTCTCCTCATCAAGCCAGGTACCGCAATATTTGCAGTAGTTGGCGTCGGTTTCATGTCGATGTTTACCGCATCCCGGGCAGGCTTCATCGGAGTAACGTTCCGCCCGCAGGGCGCGAATAACTTCCGCGGAAAAAACGCCAACGGGAAG
Above is a genomic segment from Marinobacter panjinensis containing:
- a CDS encoding CopD family protein, with product MSLAIALHVLSAVIWVGGMFFAYMAMRPAVVEVIDASKRGVLWCHTLSRFFRWVWAAVILLLVTGYWMIFSVFGGMAGAGWHIHVMQGLGIVMILLYFHVYFAPFRRLKQAVANQDPQEGGRQVGQIRKLVGTNLILGLIVVAIGAGGRYL
- a CDS encoding phosphate-starvation-inducible protein PsiE, which gives rise to MNDSKLDSARQTDDPNEKTPEAREISNSEQLFVIGGFNLIQKLLLIVTGLMTLGAAGLEILGIYENGVVDLADILMMFLYTEVVAMVVVSYTGRGSPFIYPIFIAITAIARLIVLQGKDMAPQNILFEAGAIVLLAIAAIAIMRLPRR
- a CDS encoding MFS transporter; translated protein: MKTVSSTGFALFGASLIAISYGLARFAFGLFVPPIRAELDLTPEVIGIIGAVPLISFLLAMLVAPFAADRLGARNTAILSGGFGAVGLALISQSSGALSLGVGVFACGICTGLMMPALTAAMQVLVDRSVHGRVSSVMNAGTSVGIMVAVPAVLFMAGLWRYAYLFFALLAVIGVLATWFYIPSVSRVAPSNAAPPPPISALQWWRLFRLSLFAFVMGFVSAAYWIFAPDLVVTLGELPSAATGWLWLAVGLAGLGGAVVADLADRNNPPITQALMLMMLAASLALLAASPDQVVLAAFSGLVFGLAYMSLTGLYLMTGVRLLPGRLSMGPVLPFMAISLGQAAGSPIVGMLVNNLGYSDAFAIFSVIGILVALLSPLYPRNIEQGSDEEAGEDTGLQAAYDYQLQNEEGEPFTYDTKE
- a CDS encoding GatB/YqeY domain-containing protein encodes the protein MAELSLKEQLNNAVKNAMRNKDKTRLVTLRMAQAAVKQIEIDERRDLDDDDVLKVLDKMLKQRRDAASQYDDAGREELGDKERAEMVIIEEFMPAALTEDDLDGLIRMAISSTDAQGMQDMGRVMNDLRPQVLGRVDMGHLSKKVRAALAG
- the fabG gene encoding 3-oxoacyl-[acyl-carrier-protein] reductase, whose protein sequence is MQDLKGKVAIVTGGSRGIGRHIALQLAQRGADVAINYRSRQSDADEVVKEIEALGVRAQAIQADLSKMPEARSLVRQVHEQWGRIDILVNNAGITRDKSMKKLTDDDWNDVLDTNLGSVYATCSEVLKIMMDQQFGRIINITSFVGQAGNFGQANYAASKGGIIAFTKTLALEMAKYNITVNAIAPGFTETEMLAQVPENIREQIIARVPMGRFGQPAEIARAVVFLAAEGDYITGQQINVNGGVYM
- a CDS encoding GGDEF domain-containing protein; this encodes MQRIVFRLLAAALILLVGWWHTPLYAELRPFTSLPAEAMDLQQGGRLYIARSQTFPETYQGLPAWSAQQNPAEAVALTGGDYWLLRELRHEGNTTDWVLDPNNSLIDRIEARVYSEDGDVQVLHTGYQHDHEYMLHYGKRIQLQPDTTYRLLVRFSSPYFSSHPEFEVIPETDYRHKVAIENALVLLAFGSLIALAIFNLFVFFSTRDRSQLYYAFYLLAYFVAWAFVFHLPVEFFGYRNISLHYVPFFLLPVLNTLFYLEFLKLDQYNPLLAKLSRCNQVLALLLLPSCFFAVSYAHSLATVVITFWLALALVSGILSWRRGYRPARYFVFAFVALIIPGLLILPANIGLTSELVDNAELLTLLGGTLDALLLAFALADKIKLLSEQKDRYLNNLNDALKLANTDGLTGLGNRYAFDTYLDNFFQFSAEADDEAQQMIFLIDLDGLKTINDTYGHTAGDELLRLFADGLRAHCGEDSDSYRLGGDEFGILSTRRQEPVLHEAIRHIEGMLIAAGFKEAGVSYGVAYASECSLPSHLFTISDRRMYQHKLSRRKSGGVAATS
- a CDS encoding SDR family oxidoreductase, with the translated sequence MAQQLPVILITGGAQGIGKGIAAYFLDKGWRVVVLDQDAEAITACRQDLNNPDNLRLITTDVSRESEVVAAVDEAVRWGGRLDATVSNAGIADPDTGPIETLELAQWQRRIDVNLTGAFLMAKHTVPHLRQTRGSIVNMASTRALQSEPHSEAYAASKGGLIALTHALAMSLGPDVRANSISPGWIDVRAWQADAPARLQPLSASDHEQHPSGRVGTPADVAAMVAYLVSPEARFVTGQNFVIDGGMTRKMIYED
- a CDS encoding patatin-like phospholipase family protein is translated as MKLNPFNTRIGLALGGGAAKGIAHIGVLKAFEEEQIRIHCISGTSVGALVASYHAFGRPAESILSICSELNLSKILDFTLKRGGLFSTNSIREMIHRDLGDCRIEDANIPLAICATDIETGEQLIFRNGNLADAVCASMAVPGLFVPVEIDGRILVDGGLVENVPISPLAEMGAGIIVAVDLSHVGRYPKPEDTLDVISNAINIGIDFNTRKQLKKADIAVPLDLSGYSLTNNADRVEELYLEGYRPMKKKIRQVLWYKRWNVVISLIKAAGALLPFKVPEILKGLKRLT